From the Argopecten irradians isolate NY chromosome 13, Ai_NY, whole genome shotgun sequence genome, one window contains:
- the LOC138306722 gene encoding ankyrin repeat and SOCS box protein 3-like isoform X5 yields MGNSVEAAATCGRADIVRLLLDKGADVNKGNSVEAAATCGRADIVRLLLDKGADVNKGNPIEAAAERGHKDIVTVLLEKGADLDKGNVVETAARSGHIDILTLVLEKGADVNKGNVVEAAARRGKKDILTLLLERGADQDKGNPVKAAVEHGHRDIVTLFLEKGANIDKGNLVEAAALRGHKDILTLLLEKGADADKGHVVEAAARSGHIDI; encoded by the exons GGGAATTCCGTGGAGGCAGCTGCAACATGTGGACGAGCAGACATAGTGAGACTACTTCTCGATAAAGGAGCAGACGTAAATAAG GGGAATTCCGTGGAGGCAGCTGCAACATGTGGACGAGCAGACATAGTGAGACTACTTCTCGATAAAGGAGCAGACGTAAATAAG GGAAATCCCATTGAGGCAGCAGCAGAAAGAGGACACAAAGACATCGTAACGGTACTTCTTGAGAAAGGAGCAGACCTAGATAAA GGAAATGTTGTGGAGACAGCAGCACGTAGTGGACACATAGATATCTTGACACTGGTACTTGAGAAGGGAGCTGACGTAAATAAA GGAAATGTCGTGGAGGCAGCAGCACGTAGGGGAAAAAAAGACATCTTGACACTGTTACTTGAGAGAGGAGCCGACCAAGATAAA GGAAATCCAGTGAAGGCAGCAGTAGAACATGGACACAGAGACATCGTGACACTATTTCTTGAAAAGGGAGCAAACATAGATAAA GGAAATCTCGTGGAGGCAGCGGCATTGAGAGGACACAAAGACATCTTGACACTACTTCTTGAGAAAGGAGCAGACGCAGATAAA GGACATGTAGTGGAGGCAGCAGCACGTAGTGGACACATAGATATCTGA